GTTGCTTCCGGTACGGGCGGTAAAGGCATGGCTCGTTTAGGCTTTTTCTTTTTGACGAGCTCTTCAGGCACAATGTTCGATGCGCAGATCTCGAGCTGATACTGAGCGGCCCACTGGTTAAGCGCTTCTTCAGCTCTTAACACGCGGATACGCTTTTTCTCATTCTTCTTGGTGCCTTCTGGCGGCGGCGTAAACATAGCCCAGTTGATATTCTGTGGTTCGTGAGAGCTGTGGTCCAGACGGTTAACACCTTGCACATGTTGCCACAAACACCCCAGAGCGGTTTCGCGTGGAGGCGCTTCAAGAGTTGTCGCCTGAATATCTGCCGCCAAAAGCCGGCCGGTCATCAAGCCGTGGGCTGCGCTTTCTACGTAGCCTTCCACCCCGGTAATTTGTCCGGCAAAACGAATATGAGGCATGGCTTTAAGGCGCATACGTTCATCTAAAAGTGCTGGGCTATCAAGATACGTATTACGGTGGATGGCACCAAGGCGGATAAATTCCACATCTTCCATTCCGGGTATCATCTTAAAGATGCGCTTTTGTTCTGGGTACTTCAGCTTCGTTTGAAAGCCGACCATATTGTAGGCCTGACCATCAGGGTCTTCCTTACGAAGCTGGAGCACAGCATAGGGCCAGCGACCTGTGCGTGGGTCATCGAGTCCTACGGGCTTCATTGCACCGTAGCGAAGCGTCTCACGCCCGCTGGCCACGACCACTTCTATTGGTAGGCAACCTTGGAAGTACTTCGGCTCTTCGAAGCTGTGCAGCGGCATGGACTCGCCTTCGAGAACAGCATCAATAAATGCTTCGTACTGTTCTTTGTTGAGCGGGCAGTTGAGGTAATCGTCGCCTCCGCCTTTACCGTAACGGCTTGCTGCGAAAATGATGTCTCGATTTAAACTGTCGCCGCTGACAATTGGAGCTATCGCGTCGTAGAAGTAGAGCCGGTCTTGGCCGGATGCTTCTTGAATGGAGGTAGCCAAAGAAGCGTCTGTAAGTGGGCCCGTGGATACAATGGTGTGGCCGGCATCGGGTAGTTTTTCAACGACCTCACTGACGCGTGTAATATTGGGGTGACCATCGAGAGCAGCGGTAATGGTCTTGCTAAATCCGATACGTTCCACCGCGAGCGCGTCACCAGCGGGTACTCGGTTTTCATAAGCTGCCCGGATAATCAATGAATTAAGCCGGCGCATTTCTTCTTTCAAAAGACCGATTGCGTTCATGTGATTATTGGAGCGAAGCGAATTTGAGCAAACCAATTCACACAACTCATCAGAGTTTTGTGCTGGCGTTCTCTTGATGGGTTTCATCTCGCTGATTTGAACTTTAACGCCCGCTTCGGCAAGTTGCCAAGCTGCTTCACTGCCTGCGAGGCCTGCACCTATGATTTTTACTGAGTCGGTCATGGGCCTGAGCTACCGCCCACGCTCCAATCTTTCAAGCTCAAAAGGATTGATTTTACGACTTAAAGATAGCCGGTACGGCGACGAAGGGCCCATTCGGCTGAAAAGAGGAGCACGGCGAGTAAAAGTGCCCAACCATTGTCCCAAAGCTCAGTGTTTTTACGCCGGTCGATTTCAATCACCTCTGGAGCTACGGTCTCAAGGTTCTCCCAAGTATCTTCGCTAAACGGGCTACTTTTAGCATCCGTGGTCGCAGCGATGGCTTTTAGTAAATCGGGCCTTGGCCGCGCGGTGGCCAGCTCGGTATGTTGTGCCTGCACCACAAAGACGCCTTGCCCAGACATATTTTTACCGTCTTCAAGAGTTGCCTCCGCGACGATTCGGTAGGGACCTGGCTCAAGCTTGTCGTAGCTGATTTTCGTGTTCCCATTTTCACCAGTCACGAGGTCGTCCACATCCACAGTGGTTCCGTTGCTTCGAAAGAGGTTGACCCGAACAGCCGTGTTGGCCGCGCCTTGGTAGTTGGGGTTCAGGACTTTAATACTGGCTTCAACTGGGTTGCCAACTTCATATCGGTATTTTCCTGGAAGTACCCGGATGCGGGCATGCTCTGGATCTCGCATCAGCCAACGCAACGCGCCTGACCAAAACCGATGGTAGGCCCGAAGAGCCGCGCCGCCATCGCGATTGTTCTCGAAACGCCATCGCCAGATCGAGTCGGTCATGAGTGCCATACTGCGGCCATCTTCCACTTCGCGAACTGAGAGGAGAGGAGTAGCCTGACCAAACCCGCTGCCTACGGATTCCAGAAGAACTGAACTGTCTGCTGCCGGACCCAGGGTGCTGTTGAGTGTAGAAAAGGCGGGAAGTGTTCCCCAAAAAGCCTCACGAGAACTTCGGCTTAACTCGGTGATGGGGTGAAAACGGCCTGTTTCAGTAAGCTCAGCTTTAAACGTACCATTTTGAAATCCACCTGAGTTCATACGGATGGGGAGGATGTCATCAATGGCAGTTCCCGCATATCCGCCGCCGTCAAAGCTTTGGGGGCCACCCACCATGATAAAGCCCAGTCCCTTGCGAACGGCTTCACGGATGTTCGGTAGAAAGTGAGCCATGTTGAATGGGCGATAATCAAAGTTTTGAAATATGACGACGTCAAAAGTATGCAGCTCGGTGTCGAAGATTTTGTTGGTGGGAAAAGGAATCAAGGAGAGTTCTTTGTCCATCACCTGAGGGTTGTCATTCGGCGTTCTCAAAATGAAAAATGAGATGAGGTCGACGTTTGGGTTTTCTTTAAGATGCTGCCGGAGGAAACGCT
The Deltaproteobacteria bacterium DNA segment above includes these coding regions:
- the trmFO gene encoding methylenetetrahydrofolate--tRNA-(uracil(54)-C(5))-methyltransferase (FADH(2)-oxidizing) TrmFO — translated: MTDSVKIIGAGLAGSEAAWQLAEAGVKVQISEMKPIKRTPAQNSDELCELVCSNSLRSNNHMNAIGLLKEEMRRLNSLIIRAAYENRVPAGDALAVERIGFSKTITAALDGHPNITRVSEVVEKLPDAGHTIVSTGPLTDASLATSIQEASGQDRLYFYDAIAPIVSGDSLNRDIIFAASRYGKGGGDDYLNCPLNKEQYEAFIDAVLEGESMPLHSFEEPKYFQGCLPIEVVVASGRETLRYGAMKPVGLDDPRTGRWPYAVLQLRKEDPDGQAYNMVGFQTKLKYPEQKRIFKMIPGMEDVEFIRLGAIHRNTYLDSPALLDERMRLKAMPHIRFAGQITGVEGYVESAAHGLMTGRLLAADIQATTLEAPPRETALGCLWQHVQGVNRLDHSSHEPQNINWAMFTPPPEGTKKNEKKRIRVLRAEEALNQWAAQYQLEICASNIVPEELVKKKKPKRAMPLPPVPEAT